A genomic window from Luteolibacter sp. LG18 includes:
- a CDS encoding DUF4339 domain-containing protein: MQWYYSKNGTQLGPIGTEDIKAKLGSGEISATDLVWKEGMADWVPAGQVGELRTLIATPSAAPLGGAPVSTPVAPASPYAPPVAATAAPGAYPIGAGCPKASTAKTLGICGLVFALCCSIVGVVLGILAVVNGNQAQQQIAQNPAWAADLPKAKAGVTMGWIAIGLGVVSMIVSVVINVGRFAVQSNLQH; encoded by the coding sequence ATGCAGTGGTATTATTCGAAAAACGGCACGCAGCTCGGTCCGATCGGCACCGAGGACATCAAGGCGAAACTCGGCTCCGGTGAAATCTCGGCCACCGACCTGGTGTGGAAGGAAGGCATGGCCGATTGGGTGCCCGCCGGCCAGGTGGGCGAGCTGCGCACCCTGATCGCCACCCCGAGCGCCGCGCCGCTGGGTGGGGCTCCGGTTTCCACGCCGGTGGCTCCGGCTTCGCCCTATGCTCCGCCGGTGGCCGCGACGGCAGCCCCCGGTGCCTATCCCATCGGTGCCGGTTGCCCGAAGGCCTCCACGGCCAAAACCCTTGGCATCTGCGGTCTCGTCTTCGCCCTTTGCTGCAGCATCGTCGGCGTGGTGCTTGGCATCCTCGCTGTGGTGAATGGTAACCAAGCCCAGCAGCAGATCGCACAGAATCCCGCCTGGGCGGCGGATCTGCCGAAGGCGAAAGCGGGTGTGACTATGGGGTGGATCGCCATCGGTCTTGGAGTGGTGTCCATGATCGTCAGCGTCGTGATCAACGTGGGTCGATTCGCGGTTCAGAGCAATCTCCAGCACTGA
- a CDS encoding DUF2752 domain-containing protein, with product MPDLVQPESTRASSAWTARLGSLMAPAGLLALLIGIAVSKPWIAANAPQCVFHRLTGLECPGCGGTRAFFALSRGDLSASLRYNPWALVLVAGLGIWSAKRVIRVFAPWSRWGEPLVMRSSTLWAILVLLVVFAVLRNLPWWPFTLLAPPA from the coding sequence ATGCCGGACCTCGTCCAGCCGGAGTCCACGCGCGCGTCGTCGGCGTGGACGGCCCGGCTGGGGTCGTTAATGGCTCCGGCGGGCTTGCTGGCGCTTTTGATCGGAATCGCCGTTTCAAAACCGTGGATTGCGGCCAATGCGCCCCAGTGCGTGTTCCACCGGTTGACCGGTTTGGAATGTCCGGGATGCGGTGGCACCCGGGCGTTTTTCGCGCTGTCCCGCGGCGATCTCAGCGCTTCGCTGCGCTACAATCCCTGGGCTTTGGTGCTTGTGGCCGGTCTCGGCATCTGGAGCGCCAAACGGGTGATCCGGGTGTTTGCTCCCTGGAGCCGCTGGGGAGAGCCCTTGGTGATGCGATCCTCCACCCTTTGGGCGATCCTTGTACTTTTGGTGGTCTTCGCTGTCCTGAGGAACCTGCCTTGGTGGCCGTTCACGTTGCTGGCTCCACCGGCGTGA
- a CDS encoding riboflavin synthase yields the protein MFTGLVESTGTVVSLESRGDQARLLVRIPFQAELALGDSVAINGCCLTVAELLPEGTVFDVLMQTLKVTSLGDLKAGSEVNLERAMLATSRFGGHFVQGHVDATGTIIALEPHGQDHRFEVALPPEIHRLCIDKGSACIDGISLTIAELKESSAVFWITPHTHAHTHLHACVAGQRVNLEADLLAKYVERLVKR from the coding sequence ATGTTCACCGGCCTCGTTGAATCCACCGGCACCGTCGTCTCGCTCGAATCCCGCGGCGACCAGGCCCGGCTGCTCGTCCGCATCCCGTTCCAAGCCGAACTCGCCCTCGGCGATTCCGTAGCCATCAACGGCTGCTGCCTCACCGTCGCCGAGCTGCTGCCGGAAGGCACCGTCTTCGACGTGCTGATGCAAACGCTCAAGGTCACCTCGCTGGGCGATCTCAAGGCCGGTTCGGAGGTCAACCTCGAACGCGCCATGCTCGCCACCTCCCGCTTCGGCGGCCATTTCGTGCAGGGCCACGTCGACGCCACCGGCACCATCATCGCCCTGGAACCGCACGGCCAGGACCACCGTTTCGAGGTTGCCCTGCCACCGGAAATCCACCGCCTGTGCATCGACAAGGGCTCGGCCTGCATCGACGGCATCTCGCTCACGATCGCCGAGCTTAAGGAATCCAGCGCCGTGTTCTGGATCACCCCGCACACCCACGCCCACACCCACCTCCACGCCTGCGTAGCCGGCCAGCGCGTCAATCTCGAGGCCGACCTGCTGGCGAAATACGTCGAGCGGCTGGTGAAGCGCTGA
- a CDS encoding putative Na+/H+ antiporter — protein MRLLHRFLLLTGSLALPAAGAEAAKPAFLEKAEAFPTLETARGLTSIGERIAFRAHEEPFLVVATVIFVLAILHTFVAVPITKYAHRVQHEHDEKVKGDPDHLKRVSFKGTMLHFLGEVEAIFGIWVLVLLGAMAAMHGPAAVTGYMMGVNFTEPLFVVIIMTLASTRPVLRFAEGCLRFFARFGKESPAAWWLSILVIAPILGSFITEPGAMTIAAILLGRKFYRLKPRPVFAYGTLGLLFVNISVGGVLTNFAAPPVLMVAQKWNLTTGHMLVHYGDKAVLAILLSTAAYFAFFRKDLKAMAAQVPDLDGDGIADWTQRDNPVPFFVTLTHLLFMLATVVFAHYPPLFIGGFLFFLAFTKATQHHQNPISLKGPILVGFFLGGLVVHGGLQGWWLQPIIASLTEWPLFAGSTILTSFNDNAAITFLASQVDGLTPALKYAVLAGAVTGGGLTVIANAPNPAGQALLARYFGDGVSPLKLLAAALLPTIIVAMCFMLIPDKSAHAPENPPPAAHRPF, from the coding sequence ATGCGGCTGCTCCACCGATTCCTGCTCCTGACCGGCTCCCTCGCGCTGCCGGCGGCCGGGGCGGAGGCCGCGAAACCCGCCTTCCTGGAGAAAGCGGAGGCGTTTCCCACCCTGGAAACCGCCCGCGGCCTCACCAGCATCGGGGAACGGATCGCCTTCCGCGCCCACGAGGAGCCGTTCCTGGTGGTGGCCACCGTGATTTTCGTGCTGGCGATCCTCCACACCTTCGTCGCCGTCCCGATCACGAAATACGCCCACCGCGTCCAGCATGAGCACGACGAGAAGGTGAAGGGCGACCCCGACCACCTGAAGCGGGTGTCCTTCAAGGGCACGATGCTCCATTTCCTCGGCGAGGTGGAGGCGATCTTCGGCATCTGGGTGCTGGTGCTGCTGGGAGCGATGGCCGCGATGCACGGCCCCGCCGCCGTGACCGGCTACATGATGGGGGTGAACTTCACCGAGCCGCTGTTCGTGGTGATCATCATGACACTGGCCTCCACCCGGCCGGTGCTGCGGTTCGCGGAGGGCTGCCTGCGGTTCTTCGCCCGCTTCGGCAAGGAATCACCCGCCGCCTGGTGGCTCTCGATCCTCGTCATCGCGCCGATCCTCGGCTCCTTCATCACCGAGCCGGGCGCGATGACGATCGCCGCGATCCTGCTGGGCCGGAAGTTCTACCGGCTGAAACCGCGGCCGGTCTTCGCCTACGGCACGCTCGGCCTGCTGTTCGTGAACATCTCGGTAGGCGGCGTGCTCACGAACTTCGCCGCGCCGCCGGTGCTGATGGTCGCCCAGAAATGGAACCTCACCACCGGCCACATGCTGGTCCACTACGGCGACAAGGCGGTGCTGGCGATCCTGCTCTCCACCGCCGCCTACTTCGCGTTTTTCCGGAAGGACCTGAAAGCCATGGCCGCACAGGTCCCGGACCTGGATGGCGATGGCATCGCGGACTGGACCCAGCGCGACAATCCGGTACCGTTCTTCGTGACCCTCACCCACCTGCTGTTCATGCTGGCGACGGTGGTGTTCGCCCACTACCCGCCGCTGTTCATCGGCGGTTTCCTGTTCTTCCTGGCCTTCACCAAGGCCACCCAGCACCACCAGAACCCGATCTCGCTGAAGGGCCCCATCCTCGTCGGATTCTTCCTCGGCGGGCTGGTGGTCCACGGCGGGCTCCAGGGCTGGTGGCTCCAGCCGATCATCGCCAGCCTCACCGAGTGGCCGCTGTTCGCGGGCTCCACGATCCTGACCTCCTTCAACGACAACGCCGCCATCACCTTCCTGGCCAGCCAGGTGGATGGACTGACCCCGGCCCTGAAATACGCCGTGCTCGCCGGAGCTGTGACCGGCGGCGGCCTCACGGTCATTGCCAATGCCCCCAACCCGGCTGGCCAAGCCCTGCTGGCCCGCTATTTCGGCGACGGCGTCTCGCCGCTCAAGCTCCTCGCCGCCGCGCTGCTGCCCACGATCATCGTCGCGATGTGCTTCATGCTCATCCCCGACAAAAGCGCCCACGCACCCGAAAATCCGCCACCGGCAGCCCATCGTCCGTTTTGA
- a CDS encoding thioredoxin family protein: MIPWLRLSVLLLLFLPSCARVGSLVKGKKGPDKSEKPFGPSGIPPELRGAPATTTVTGGTPVVAGGNVVAGPVGHTSGITPPDQILWTDADHPEKGIPELATLMSAPKRGLWEDNETFARQLAVREGKPLLIWFTDSQHSPGCKQLSAELFDNKNFESWAKEKFVRLRVDGYPRVKDPGMSMDDAADKEARNREYAAEMKKRYKVLGYPTLLVLSCSGDVIGRYKGYKGGDGDYTWGLLKQGEGLAAKSCKDWRDGLMKKGYREWQDRSGNKVFAKLASYSKGTLVFVEPDGRRSKTSETRLSDNDRDWIKQQKALRGIE, encoded by the coding sequence ATGATTCCATGGCTCCGGCTGTCCGTCCTGCTGCTCCTGTTCCTGCCTTCCTGTGCCCGCGTGGGCTCCCTGGTGAAGGGGAAAAAGGGCCCCGATAAGTCGGAGAAGCCGTTCGGGCCGAGCGGCATCCCGCCGGAGCTGCGCGGGGCTCCGGCCACCACCACCGTCACCGGTGGCACGCCGGTGGTCGCGGGTGGCAATGTCGTTGCCGGGCCGGTGGGCCACACCTCCGGCATCACTCCGCCGGACCAGATCCTGTGGACCGATGCCGACCACCCGGAGAAGGGCATCCCCGAGCTGGCCACGCTGATGTCCGCGCCCAAACGAGGGTTGTGGGAGGACAATGAGACCTTCGCCCGCCAACTGGCCGTGCGCGAGGGCAAGCCGCTGCTGATCTGGTTCACCGATTCCCAGCACAGCCCGGGGTGCAAGCAGCTCTCGGCGGAGCTGTTCGACAACAAGAACTTCGAGAGCTGGGCGAAGGAGAAGTTCGTCCGTCTGCGGGTCGACGGTTATCCGCGGGTGAAGGACCCGGGAATGTCCATGGACGATGCCGCCGACAAGGAGGCCCGGAACCGCGAATACGCCGCGGAAATGAAGAAGCGCTACAAGGTGCTCGGTTACCCGACCCTGCTCGTCCTTTCGTGCAGCGGCGACGTGATCGGCCGCTACAAGGGCTACAAGGGCGGGGACGGCGACTACACCTGGGGCCTGCTCAAACAGGGCGAGGGTCTGGCGGCGAAATCCTGCAAGGACTGGCGCGACGGCCTGATGAAGAAGGGCTACCGCGAATGGCAGGACCGAAGCGGGAACAAGGTATTCGCGAAGCTGGCCTCCTATTCGAAGGGGACGCTGGTGTTCGTGGAGCCGGATGGCCGCCGCTCGAAGACCAGCGAGACCCGGCTTTCCGACAACGACCGGGACTGGATCAAACAGCAGAAGGCCCTGCGCGGGATCGAGTAG
- the trxB gene encoding thioredoxin-disulfide reductase, with amino-acid sequence MENVIIIGTGCAGYTAAIYTARANLNPLLLSGTQPGGQLTTTTEVENFPGFPEGIQGPELMMKMQQQAEKFGARMAWATVNSIERRADGTFKLNCGSETFETKTIIVATGAAPRHLGLPNEKTLIGHGLTSCATCDGAFYRDVPVAVIGGGDSAAEEATFLTRFASKVYLIHRRDELRASKIMAERALANPKIEPVWNSTVTEYLTDEAGEVRAVTLKNLVDGGESELEVKCVFVAIGHVPNSAFLGDLVDKDENGYILQVGGKTETKTPGLFAAGDVADHYYRQAITAAGQGCAAALEAERYLADQEG; translated from the coding sequence ATGGAAAATGTCATCATCATCGGCACCGGATGCGCCGGTTACACCGCCGCGATCTACACCGCCCGCGCGAACCTGAACCCGCTCCTGCTCTCCGGCACCCAGCCCGGCGGCCAGCTCACGACCACCACCGAGGTGGAGAATTTCCCCGGTTTCCCGGAAGGGATCCAGGGCCCCGAGCTGATGATGAAGATGCAGCAGCAGGCCGAGAAATTCGGCGCGCGCATGGCCTGGGCCACCGTGAACTCCATCGAGCGCCGCGCCGACGGCACCTTCAAGCTGAACTGCGGTTCCGAGACCTTCGAAACCAAGACGATCATCGTCGCCACCGGTGCCGCCCCGCGCCACCTCGGCCTGCCGAATGAGAAGACCCTGATCGGCCACGGCCTGACGTCCTGCGCCACCTGCGACGGTGCCTTCTACCGCGATGTGCCGGTGGCCGTGATCGGCGGCGGCGACAGCGCGGCGGAAGAGGCCACCTTCCTCACCCGTTTCGCCAGCAAGGTCTATCTGATCCACCGCCGCGACGAGCTCCGCGCCTCGAAAATCATGGCGGAGCGCGCGCTCGCCAATCCGAAGATCGAGCCGGTCTGGAACTCCACCGTCACCGAATACCTCACCGACGAAGCCGGCGAGGTCCGCGCCGTGACGCTCAAGAACCTCGTCGATGGCGGCGAGAGCGAGCTGGAAGTGAAGTGCGTGTTCGTCGCCATCGGCCATGTGCCGAACAGCGCGTTCCTCGGCGACCTCGTCGACAAGGACGAGAACGGCTACATCCTCCAGGTCGGCGGCAAGACCGAGACCAAGACCCCGGGCCTCTTCGCCGCGGGCGACGTGGCGGACCACTACTACCGCCAGGCGATCACCGCCGCCGGCCAGGGCTGCGCCGCCGCGCTGGAAGCCGAGCGCTACCTCGCCGACCAGGAAGGTTGA
- a CDS encoding endonuclease/exonuclease/phosphatase family protein, with translation MIKTLILAASCVLTLSGVATAAPKSITLNQSSYPANTPIVASFSGGPGNSNDWIGIFPSTVTTPSTGTYLTWLYTNGTQTPSGNLKSGSVTFPNAANLPPGNYKAWFLANNGYSILAGPATFSVTPVGGPTPPVWLASPFSLRHAVQATAYTGRISAYAYDPDAGDSLTFSKVSGPAWLSVSSSGDLTGTPSAGDSGTNNFVVKATDLLGNSTNATLTLPVFATGQEQVSQIKVMSYNLFHGWGQMNDGQNKGLDSVILSGADIIGTQETVDNVSGSNAYQVQTIANQLGWFYSPTGAGDSGIASRYPIVDTFTAGVAKGVRIRICTSPLREVVLVNTHLDYLYYGPYAAKLAGSTNASVLTEELKSQRDEQIAAILSGISSYLTAANTTPVFLTGDFNCPSHLDWTAANASAHYGKVVVWPATKAVTDAGMTDSVRQVSPNPVTQPFITWSPLYSSTNEPQDRIDFVFHKGTGVTPVAAQTFTTPVEHSGYVYGDSITATRDNTWPSDHASILVTFQFNP, from the coding sequence ATGATAAAAACCCTGATCCTCGCAGCGAGCTGCGTTCTAACATTGTCGGGCGTCGCCACGGCCGCGCCGAAGAGCATCACCCTCAACCAATCCAGCTACCCGGCCAACACGCCGATCGTGGCCTCCTTCAGCGGAGGTCCGGGCAACAGCAACGACTGGATCGGCATCTTCCCCTCCACCGTCACCACTCCCTCGACCGGCACCTACCTGACGTGGCTCTACACCAACGGCACCCAGACGCCGTCCGGAAACCTGAAGAGCGGATCGGTCACCTTCCCGAACGCGGCGAACCTCCCGCCCGGCAACTACAAGGCCTGGTTCCTCGCCAACAACGGCTACAGCATCCTCGCCGGCCCCGCCACCTTCAGCGTCACCCCGGTCGGCGGCCCCACGCCGCCGGTGTGGCTGGCGTCCCCCTTCTCCCTGCGCCACGCGGTGCAGGCCACGGCCTACACCGGCCGCATCAGCGCCTACGCCTATGATCCGGACGCGGGCGATTCCCTCACCTTCTCCAAGGTCTCCGGTCCGGCGTGGCTCTCGGTGTCCTCCTCCGGCGACCTGACCGGCACCCCGTCCGCCGGCGACAGTGGCACCAACAACTTCGTGGTGAAAGCCACCGACCTGCTGGGGAACTCGACCAACGCCACACTCACCCTCCCGGTCTTCGCCACCGGCCAGGAGCAAGTCTCCCAGATCAAGGTGATGTCCTACAACCTCTTCCACGGCTGGGGGCAGATGAACGACGGCCAGAACAAGGGCCTCGATTCCGTGATCCTCTCCGGCGCCGACATCATCGGCACCCAGGAAACCGTGGACAACGTCAGCGGCTCGAACGCCTATCAGGTGCAGACCATCGCCAACCAGCTCGGCTGGTTTTACAGCCCCACCGGCGCGGGGGACTCCGGCATCGCCAGCCGCTACCCGATCGTCGACACCTTCACCGCGGGCGTGGCGAAGGGCGTGCGCATCCGGATCTGCACCTCGCCGCTGCGCGAGGTGGTGCTGGTCAACACCCACCTCGACTACCTCTACTACGGCCCCTATGCCGCGAAGCTGGCCGGCTCCACCAACGCCAGCGTGCTGACCGAGGAACTCAAGTCCCAGCGCGACGAACAGATCGCCGCCATCCTGTCCGGCATCTCCAGCTACCTCACGGCGGCCAACACCACGCCGGTGTTTCTGACCGGCGACTTCAACTGCCCCTCCCACCTCGATTGGACTGCGGCGAACGCCTCCGCCCATTACGGCAAGGTGGTGGTGTGGCCCGCAACCAAGGCGGTCACCGACGCGGGGATGACCGACTCCGTGCGACAGGTTTCCCCGAACCCGGTCACCCAGCCCTTCATCACCTGGTCCCCGCTCTACAGCAGCACGAACGAACCGCAGGACCGCATCGACTTCGTCTTCCACAAGGGCACCGGCGTCACGCCCGTGGCGGCGCAGACGTTCACCACCCCGGTCGAGCACAGCGGCTATGTCTACGGCGATTCCATCACGGCCACCCGCGACAACACCTGGCCGAGCGACCACGCCTCGATTCTGGTGACCTTCCAGTTCAACCCGTAA
- a CDS encoding oxidoreductase: MNPSDIIEPTARRIVIAGASGLVGGHLLAGLLADPTVVEIHLLARREIPLRHDKIRLHVVDFRDLPELPPVDEAYLALGTTIKVAGSRDAFRAVDLEANLAVAKAAFETGARRIGLVSAMGADKESSVFYNRVKGELEVALRDLPTDATVIVRPSLLLGDRKRLDQPPRLGEALATLVMKPLGFLLPRDYRPVEAGKVARALLAEVPRAMGWRVMGSGELQGY, from the coding sequence ATGAACCCGTCCGACATCATCGAACCCACCGCCCGCAGGATCGTCATCGCGGGGGCGAGCGGACTCGTCGGCGGGCATCTGCTCGCCGGGCTTCTCGCCGATCCCACGGTGGTGGAGATCCACCTCCTTGCCCGTCGCGAGATTCCTCTCCGTCATGACAAGATCCGCCTGCATGTGGTGGACTTCCGTGACCTGCCCGAGCTCCCGCCGGTGGATGAAGCCTATCTCGCCCTCGGTACGACCATCAAGGTGGCGGGCAGCCGGGACGCCTTCCGCGCGGTCGATCTGGAGGCGAACCTGGCGGTCGCGAAGGCCGCGTTCGAGACGGGCGCCCGCAGGATCGGCCTGGTGAGTGCCATGGGTGCCGACAAGGAATCCTCCGTGTTCTACAACCGCGTGAAAGGCGAGTTGGAGGTCGCGCTGCGCGATCTTCCCACCGATGCCACCGTGATTGTCCGCCCGTCGCTTCTGCTCGGCGACCGCAAGCGGCTGGACCAGCCGCCCCGTCTTGGGGAAGCGCTGGCCACGCTGGTCATGAAGCCCCTCGGGTTCCTATTGCCCCGTGACTACCGCCCGGTGGAGGCCGGGAAGGTCGCCCGTGCCCTGCTGGCGGAGGTGCCGCGTGCCATGGGATGGCGGGTGATGGGTTCGGGGGAGCTGCAGGGCTATTGA
- a CDS encoding DUF5009 domain-containing protein, whose protein sequence is MTDTLSDPKPPRLLSLDALRGFDMLWIIGANVLVRQLAAWQKTPWLESWADQLSHVSWEGLHAYDLIFPLFMFLSGVAIPFSFESRLARGDSKARLAGKIAVRTLVLVILGMLYNGLLSDQPGPPRLLSVLGQIGLAWGAAATVNLMVRGTKGRLACIAAILGIVTILQLLVPVPEFGAGDLSKTGAINAWLDRLLVPGKLNGKTFDPEGLLCIFSATTLTLSGSVLGSFLRKPDACTWRAAGMVFLTGAAVAAAGWLCWHAGYPPIKALWTPTFDLLATGISLMVFALFFAVIDVAKLQRWTLPLRMIGMNALTIYLLTRFFDFSQPAKLLFGRLATACGDAAPVVLACGVLLLEWMVLYFLYRRKIFLRV, encoded by the coding sequence ATGACCGACACGCTTTCCGACCCGAAACCGCCGCGCCTGCTCTCGCTCGATGCCTTGCGCGGCTTCGACATGCTCTGGATCATCGGAGCCAACGTTCTCGTCCGCCAGCTCGCCGCGTGGCAGAAGACCCCGTGGCTGGAAAGCTGGGCCGACCAACTCTCGCACGTCTCCTGGGAAGGCCTGCACGCCTACGACCTGATCTTCCCGCTGTTCATGTTCCTGTCCGGGGTGGCGATCCCGTTCTCGTTCGAATCGCGGCTCGCCCGCGGCGACTCGAAGGCCCGGCTCGCCGGAAAGATCGCCGTCCGCACGCTGGTGCTGGTGATTCTCGGCATGCTCTACAACGGACTGCTTTCCGACCAACCCGGGCCGCCGCGGCTGCTGAGCGTGCTCGGCCAGATCGGTCTGGCGTGGGGAGCCGCCGCCACCGTCAACCTCATGGTGCGCGGCACGAAGGGTCGACTCGCCTGCATCGCCGCGATCCTCGGCATCGTCACCATCCTCCAACTGCTGGTGCCCGTGCCCGAATTCGGCGCGGGTGATCTCAGCAAGACCGGCGCGATCAACGCCTGGCTGGACCGGCTGCTCGTCCCCGGCAAACTCAACGGCAAGACCTTCGATCCCGAGGGCCTGCTATGCATCTTCTCCGCCACCACGCTCACGCTTTCCGGCTCCGTGCTCGGATCGTTCCTGCGGAAACCGGACGCATGCACCTGGCGGGCGGCGGGGATGGTGTTTCTAACAGGAGCCGCCGTCGCCGCCGCGGGCTGGCTGTGCTGGCACGCGGGCTATCCGCCGATCAAGGCACTGTGGACGCCGACCTTCGACCTGCTCGCCACCGGCATCTCGCTGATGGTGTTCGCGCTGTTCTTCGCGGTGATCGACGTGGCGAAACTCCAGCGCTGGACCCTGCCGCTGCGGATGATCGGCATGAACGCCCTGACGATCTACCTGCTCACGCGGTTCTTCGATTTCAGCCAGCCCGCCAAGCTCCTCTTCGGCCGTCTCGCCACCGCCTGCGGCGACGCGGCCCCGGTGGTCCTCGCCTGCGGCGTGCTGCTGCTGGAATGGATGGTCCTCTATTTCCTCTATCGCCGGAAGATCTTCCTGCGGGTGTGA
- a CDS encoding PIG-L deacetylase family protein: MPSPRPVVVLCTALVAGRTAVAAQYENLSFTGAAAWKTSATVPASTTPFLFPDGVSRTPADFAFNGGLSSVWNLDQAATLIGTQTSTGAYNRFFIGTGDGKRATLTFTTGTPDMPGLWCARLSTSDSIRLGQASTGSGGTLRIDGGARLQCGYIHGEGPSPAIEILNGRMEVLSGLSTRRLNGIAVTVSPRGQLWLEDSGNAVTSAATFSSYASGATITAAAGTLKFQNGVSIVPATGTSNKGTLITAVLVTDPNADADHDGLPDQWEGLYGLDYGDNGSLNPDNGPDGDPDHDGLPNSEEYRLGSNPRANESGKAWQPRPAKAAMLVINAHPDDEGIFFGGTYPYYTQVKKLPVVSLSMTSGDNSLAPPVREAELRNALWAYGQRCQPIFGRFRDKPTSTVNETWDVWADGVVDGIGIAEGRVKAARFVATAIRRYRPEIVVTHSTAGEYGHQNHIATALATIDAYTLAADPATDLEGLPPWQVKKLYLHEWPQNRLFHDHWETAFPELAGLTPRQVTNTGLDFHVTQSKPDVSTAYLTGEVQSTWDAHPSELWGLHSSKVGTDTVAPAFTVNGTIYTGWAKRDFLENLNLDLDENGLPDDWEKLHSPLTGTLAPHADLDRDGADALTEYITGTAPETADAPALAVDLAARTVKFPTRPAAGTGYAGLHRRYRLESSTDLAIWTPAWQGDADGSWKEVPFPAQTPRCFYRLVTLLE; this comes from the coding sequence ATGCCGTCCCCCCGCCCGGTTGTCGTCCTGTGTACCGCCCTCGTGGCCGGTCGGACCGCCGTGGCGGCGCAGTATGAGAACCTCAGCTTCACCGGAGCCGCGGCGTGGAAGACCTCCGCCACCGTCCCGGCCAGCACCACGCCCTTCCTGTTTCCGGACGGTGTCTCGCGGACGCCCGCGGACTTCGCCTTCAATGGCGGGCTGTCCTCGGTGTGGAATCTCGACCAGGCCGCCACCCTCATCGGCACCCAGACCAGCACCGGCGCCTACAACCGGTTCTTCATCGGCACCGGCGATGGCAAGCGCGCCACCCTCACCTTCACCACCGGCACCCCGGACATGCCGGGCCTGTGGTGCGCGCGGCTCAGCACCAGCGATTCGATCCGCCTCGGCCAGGCCTCCACCGGCAGCGGCGGCACGCTGCGGATCGATGGCGGCGCGCGCCTCCAATGCGGCTACATCCACGGCGAAGGCCCGTCCCCCGCCATCGAGATCCTCAATGGCCGGATGGAGGTGCTGTCCGGACTTTCCACCCGCCGCCTCAATGGCATCGCCGTCACCGTTTCCCCGCGCGGGCAGCTCTGGCTCGAGGACAGCGGCAACGCCGTCACCAGCGCGGCGACGTTTTCAAGCTACGCCAGCGGCGCGACGATCACCGCCGCCGCTGGCACGCTGAAATTCCAAAACGGCGTCTCCATCGTCCCCGCCACCGGCACCTCGAACAAGGGCACGCTCATCACCGCCGTGCTGGTCACCGACCCGAACGCGGACGCCGACCACGATGGCCTGCCCGACCAATGGGAAGGCCTCTATGGCCTCGATTACGGCGACAACGGATCATTGAACCCAGACAACGGCCCGGACGGCGATCCCGACCACGACGGCCTGCCCAACAGCGAGGAATACCGCCTCGGCAGCAACCCGCGCGCGAACGAATCCGGCAAGGCCTGGCAACCCCGCCCCGCCAAGGCCGCGATGCTGGTGATCAACGCCCATCCGGATGACGAGGGCATCTTCTTCGGCGGCACCTACCCCTACTACACCCAGGTCAAGAAGCTGCCCGTCGTTTCCCTGAGCATGACCAGCGGCGACAACTCGCTGGCCCCGCCCGTCCGCGAGGCGGAGCTCCGCAATGCCCTCTGGGCCTATGGCCAGCGCTGCCAGCCAATCTTCGGCCGCTTCCGGGACAAGCCCACCTCCACCGTGAATGAAACGTGGGACGTGTGGGCGGATGGCGTGGTCGATGGCATCGGCATCGCCGAGGGCCGCGTGAAGGCCGCGCGTTTCGTCGCCACCGCCATCCGCCGTTACCGGCCCGAGATCGTGGTGACCCACAGCACCGCCGGCGAATACGGCCACCAGAACCACATCGCCACCGCGCTCGCCACCATCGACGCCTACACGCTGGCCGCGGACCCCGCCACCGATTTGGAAGGGCTGCCGCCGTGGCAGGTGAAGAAGCTCTACCTCCACGAGTGGCCGCAGAACCGCCTGTTCCACGATCATTGGGAAACCGCCTTCCCGGAGCTCGCCGGCCTCACACCCCGCCAGGTCACGAACACCGGCCTCGATTTCCACGTCACCCAGAGCAAGCCGGATGTCTCCACCGCCTATCTCACCGGCGAGGTCCAGAGCACCTGGGACGCGCACCCTTCGGAGCTGTGGGGACTCCATTCCTCCAAGGTCGGCACCGATACCGTGGCCCCGGCCTTCACCGTGAACGGCACCATCTACACCGGCTGGGCGAAGCGCGATTTCCTGGAGAACCTCAACCTGGACCTCGATGAAAACGGCTTGCCGGACGATTGGGAAAAACTCCACTCGCCTCTCACCGGCACCCTGGCCCCGCACGCGGATCTCGATCGCGACGGCGCAGACGCTCTCACGGAATACATCACCGGCACCGCTCCGGAGACCGCGGACGCGCCCGCCCTGGCCGTGGACCTCGCCGCCCGCACGGTGAAGTTCCCCACCCGCCCCGCCGCCGGCACCGGCTATGCCGGGCTCCACCGCCGCTACCGGCTGGAGTCTTCCACCGATCTCGCCATCTGGACCCCGGCCTGGCAGGGCGATGCCGATGGCTCCTGGAAGGAAGTTCCCTTCCCCGCGCAAACTCCCCGCTGCTTCTACCGTTTAGTCACCCTCCTCGAATGA